Proteins encoded within one genomic window of Glycine soja cultivar W05 chromosome 1, ASM419377v2, whole genome shotgun sequence:
- the LOC114420979 gene encoding NEDD8-conjugating enzyme Ubc12, whose translation MIKLFKVKEKQRELAENASGGPPVKKQSAGELRLHKDISELNLPKSCTMQFPNGKDDLMNFEVSIRPDDGYYLGGTFLFSFQVSPIYPHEAPKVKCKTKVYHPNIDLEGNVCLNILREDWKPVLNINTVIYGLYHLFTEPNYEDPLNHDAAAVLRENPKMFESNVRRAMAGGYVGQTFFPRCI comes from the exons ATGATTAAGCTTTTTAAAGTAAAGGAAAAGCAGAGAGAACTTGCAGAAAATGCAAGTGGCGGACCACCTGTTAAGAAGCAAAGTGCTGGAGAGTTGCGTCTTCACaaag ATATAAGTGAGCTGAATCTACCAAAATCATGTACCATGCAATTCCCCAATGGCAAAGATGATCtgatgaactttgaagtttcaATTCGACCTGATGATGGATATTACTT aggtggcacatttttgttttcctttcaaGTGTCTCCCATCTATCCACACGAAGCACCAAAGGTTAAGTGTAAGACAAAG GTCTATCATCCAAATATTGACTTGGAAGGAAATGTTTGTCTCAACATCTTACGAGAAGATTGGAAACCTGTCCTTAATATAAACACTGTCATCTATGGCTTGTATCATCTTTTCACG GAACCAAATTACGAGGATCCACTGAATCATGATGCCGCTGCTGTGTTGAGAGAGAACCCAAAGATGTTTGAATCTAACGTGAGGAGGGCAATGGCTGGAGGGTATGTCGGGCAAACCTTTTTCCCACGCTGTATTTAG